The following coding sequences lie in one Ictalurus furcatus strain D&B chromosome 7, Billie_1.0, whole genome shotgun sequence genomic window:
- the rasl11a gene encoding ras-like protein family member 11A-like, which produces MRLPEQPRTMSTGSGNFLLVPIPEYPGLDCVPNKNVKIVVLGASNVGKTALIVRFLTKRFIGDYEANTGALYSRKINLDGEQVSLQVQDTPCVSLQDDAEGLYCQEQINRSIYWADGYVLVFSITDMHSYRTIQPLYEHVRRIHPSGNIPIILVGNKSDLLRARQVPTDEGQALAAELGGHYFEASARENHEGVQAAFLHLCQEVSRALGGVNGEKRRGGLHLVRPKSPNMQELKRRFRQVLSSRGKSTTAV; this is translated from the exons ATGCGTCTTCCCGAGCAGCCGAGAACAATGAGCACCGGCTCTGGCAACTTTCTGCTAGTCCCCATACCGGAGTACCCAGGCCTGGACTGTGTGcctaataaaaatgtgaaaatagtCGTTCTTGGAGCTAGCAACGTCGGGAAAACAG CCTTAATAGTACGATTTTTGACCAAGAGGTTTATCGGTGATTATGAAGCCAACACAG GGGCCTTGTATTCAAGAAAGATCAATCTTGATGGGGAGCAGGTTTCTCTACAAGTGCAGGACACTCCCTGTGTCTCATTACAG GATGATGCAGAGGGTCTGTACTGCCAGGAACAGATTAACCGCTCCATCTACTGGGCAGATGGCTACGTGCTGGTCTTTTCCATCACGGACATGCACAGCTACCGGACCATTCAGCCACTCTATGAGCATGTGCGTCGCATCCATCCAAGTGGCAACATCCCCATCATCCTAGTAGGCAACAAGAGCGACCTGCTGCGGGCGCGCCAGGTACCTACAGATGAGGGCCAGGCTCTGGCAGCCGAGCTCGGAGGACACTATTTTGAGGCTTCAGCCCGGGAGAACCATGAGGGTGTGCAGGCAGCATTCTTGCACTTGTGCCAGGAGGTGAGCCGGGCACTGGGAGGGGTGAatggagagaagaggaggggcGGACTGCATCTTGTGCGGCCAAAGAGTCCCAACATGCAAGAGCTGAAGAGAAGATTCCGGCAAGTGCTCTCTTCTAGAGGAAAATCGACAACTGCAGTGTGA